Below is a genomic region from Persicimonas caeni.
CGCCACGGTCATCGTCCCGCTCTACTTGGAGCAGGGTGAGATCATCAAAGTGGACACCCGCAACGGCGAGTTCGTCGAGCGGGTCAATAAATAAAAGAGCGAACGGGCGAAGACGCACGCTTGACGCCGTATTCGCCCGTTCCTAACATCGGGTCTCCAAAGCTACACAGCTTCACGGGCCAGTTTACTTGCTAGAAAGTTGCGACGTTGCGTCGGGCGTCGTATCGTAGACTGGACACTCGAGACCAACGAGCAAACTGGGCTAGGTCCTCTCTGTGGGAATCAACCGCAACAAAGTTCTGAACGCCGCGCGCAAGCAGGTGCGCAAGGGCAACTGGGAAAAAGCGATCAGCAAGTATCAGCAGCTGGTCGACGACGACCCGTCCGACGCACGCAGCCAGCTCAAGATCGCGGACCTGTACAGCAAGCTCGATCGCACCGAAGAGGCGCTCGACGCCTACGGGGCCGTCGCCAAGCACTACGCCGCCGACGACATCTACGAAAAGGCGGTCGCCGTCTACAAGCAGGCGCTTCGCCTCGCCCCCGACGAGCCCACACTGCACCGCGACCTGGGCGACGCTTACCATCGCTTGGGCCGCCTCAAAGACGCGGTGCGCTCGTACCACAAAGCCCAAAAGATCTATAAGCAGGTCGGCGACGCCGCCTCCCAGCGTGAGTTGCTCGAGCGCATGATCCGCCTCGACCCCGACGACGTGGGCATGCGGATCCAACTCGCCGAGCGCTACGCCAAGGACAACCTGCACGATCAGGCCCTCGAGCTGTTCGAACACGCCGCCGAGAAGCTCGACGACGAAGGGCGCATCGACGAGTACGTCCAGGTCGCCGAGCGCATCATCTTTTTACGCGACGACGCGCTGCACCTTCGCCGCCGCGTCATCGACATCTACCTGCAGCGCAACGACAACAAGCACGCGCTCAAGCACCTGCAGGTCTGCTTCAAGCAGCACCCGCAAAACGTGGGCATCCTCGAGCTGCTCGTCGAGACGTTTCGCCGGCTCGACCGCCACGACAAGGCTGTGTTGGTGATGCACGAGCTCGCCAACCTGTACAGCAAGCAGTCGCGCCAGGAGGACGTCGCGCAGGTCTACTCGGACATCCTCGAGCTCGCCCCGAACGACAAGCGCGCCAAAAAGGAGCTGCAGAAGCTTCGCCAACTCGACGACTCGGGCGTGATGACCGGCCGGCGCGACACCGGCCCGCTGCACCCGCAGCGAAACCACACCCCCACCGAGCCGCCCAGCGTCGACGCCCTCGACGGCATCGAGTTTTTGGACGAGGAGTCCGAGGGCGAAAGCGAGGTCGTCGAGATCCAGGCGCCGGCCGCTCGATCCCACTCGGCCTCCCAGCATGCTTCGCGACAAGACGCGCCCCGACAAGACACGTCCCAGCCGCAGACTCCGCCGCCTGCGGCCCAGGACGACGTGCCCCAGACCCTCGACGAGGACCAGCTCGTCGACGTCAGCGCCGAAATCGAGGTCATCGAGGCGGTCGAGCCGACCATCGAGCATAGTGGCCCGAAGACGACCGAAGAGGAGATCGCCAAGGAGCTCAAAGAGACCGACGTCTTCATCAAGTACGGCCTGCACGACAAGGCCTACGAGACGATCGTCGGCGTGATCGCCAAGCACCCCGACAGCCTGCAGGCCCGCGAGCAGATGAAGAAGCTGCAGCAGGCCCGCAACAACCCCGAAGGCGCGGTCGACGAGCTCCTGGAGATGGCCCGCATCACCCGCACCACCCCGGGGCGCGCCCAGAAGTTCATCTCCGAGGCGCTCGAGCTCACCGGTGACATCGCCCGCGTGCACGAGGCCGCCGAAAAGTACGGCCTGACCGCCGGCGACCTCGACGCCGAGGTCCTCGACGAGATTGCGCTCGTCGAGCTCGACAACCTCGAGATCGCCGAGCCCTCCGACGCCGGCGGCGAACCTGCCGACGATCTGCTCGAGCTCGACATGGGCGACCTCGAATTCGTCGACGCCGAGCCCGAAGAGGTCAACCCCGCCGAGCTCGAAGCCGGCTTCCACGAGATTGAAGAGTCGGTCGTCGAGATGAGCGAAATCGAGCTCGACGTCGACGACCTCGAAGGCCTCGAACTCGTCGAAGACACCGACGCCGAGATGATCGAGGTCACCGACGACGACCTCGACTTCGACGAGTCCGCCTTCGACGACGCCGACGTCGTCGACATGGACGTCGACCTCGACGGCCTGGGCGAGCTGAGCGACGACCAGATGGTCGCCCTTGACGACGCCGACGACAGCGCCGACGGCGGCGGCTTCGGCTTTGACATCAGCGAAGAAGAGGCCGACTCGATGTTCGACGACCTGTTTGGCGACTTCGACGGCCCCAGCGAAGCGGTCAACCTGGGCGGCGACGACCCCCTGGGCGAACTCGCCGAGGTCGACTTCTTCCTGCAGCAGGGCCTGGTCAGCGAGGCCGAAGAGACCCTCGACCGCGTCCAAGACGAAAACCCCCAACACCGCGGCATCGAAAAGCGCGCTCGCCAGATCCAGCAGGCCCGCCAGGGCATCGAGCCCGAAGCCAACCCCTTCGGCGCCCGCAGCCTCTCCCAAAAATTCGTCCCCGGCGCCGAGCACGAGTCCACCGGCTCGCTCAACCTGGGCGAAGCCGCCTTCAACAACACCAGCATCGAGCTCGGCACCGCCTACCGCGACATGGGCCTGTACGACGAAGCCATCGACGAGCTCACCCAGGCCCTCGACGACCCCCAGGCCGCCGACGCCGCCCACTTCCACATCGCCCTGTGCGAAATCGAAAAGGGCGACCACGCCGCCGCCACCGAGCGCCTCCAAAACCTGGCCCAGGCCGCCAACGCCAACGGCATCCGCCGCGCCGCCCAACAAAAGCTCCAAGAGCTGGGCGCCTAAGGCTGCCGGACGCTCCATCCGTTTCAGTCCACCTTCGTAAACATTTCAGTCCTCCGTCGTAAAATGGGAAGGAATTGGCGCGTCATGTAAATGCGCCGAATGAGCCCTCTTTGTATTCTCTCCCCGTCTACTCAGTTTGATGACGAGGGAGTGAATCATGTTGTTGGAGCGCACACATTTTCTTGCCGCCATACCTGTCGCCCTGATGCTCGCCGGCTCCGCTGCTGGCTGCTCGGATGGGGCCATGTCCGAGGAGTCTCAGGCAGTCGACGAACGGAGAGGTGACGAGCGAGACTATCCCTCGACCTTCGAGTTCCAGTCGTTCGATGGCCCCTGGACATGGAGCGAGCAGCAAAAGCTCGTCGCGGCGAATCGCTCCGACACCGACGAATTCGGCGAGGTGATGGCGCTGAGCGCAGACGTGGTGCTGGTGGGCGCTCCCCGCGATAACACGAGGGCAAACGGAAGCGGCGCGGCAGTGATCTTTGCCCGCGATGAGGGTGGGGAGGACAACTGGGGACGCGTCACCGAGCTCTTCGCCTCCGACGCCACTTGGGACGCCGAGTTCGGCTCCGCGGTGTCGGTGAGCAGCGAGGTCGCCTTGGTCGGCGCTCCCTTCGCCCGTTACGACGGCGCGCGCAAGGGAAGCGCGTATCTCTTCGGGCGCAACGTCGAAGGGCCGGACGCCTGGGGAAGGATCACCCGGCTGAACGCCGCCGACGCCGCCGATGGCGACCGCTTCGGCGCCGCTGTGGCAGTCAGCGACGAGTTGGCGGTGGTCGGCGCGCACGCCAAGAACGTCAGCGGGAGCTGGTCTGGGGCGGCGTACGTCTTCGCTCGAGATGAAGGTGGCGGCGACAACTGGGGACAGGTCGCCAAGCTGACCGCTCCCGACGGCGCCGCCGACGACACCTTCGGCCGCGCCGTTGCCGTGAGCGGCGACGTGGTCGCCGTCGGCGCCCACGGCCATGACGAGCGGGGGAGCGACGCGGGTGCCGCGTATGTATTCTCCAGAGACCACGGCGGCCCGAACAACTGGGGACTGGTCACCAAGCTCGTTCCCTCCGAGCTCGAGGCCGACGACGACTTCGCAACCGCGGTCGCGCTGAGCGGCGATCTGCTCGTGGTGGGCGCCCGTGGAGACGACGACCGGGCCAGTGGGGCGGGGGCGGCGTACGTCTTCGCCCGAAACGAAGGCGGTACCGACAACTGGGGGCAGGTCGTCAAGCTGACCGCGTCCGACGGCGAGGCGTTCGATTGGCTCGGCCAAACGGTGGCCGTGAGCAATACGGTCGCCTGGATAGGCGCCATGCGTGATGACGAGGCGCTGGCGTATGCCTTCGCCCAGAACCAAGGCGGCCCAGGCAACTGGGGCGAGGTTGAGGTCGTCAGCGCTGTCGATCAGCAGCCCGGCCTCGGGGCCGAAGGCGCCGTGGCGGTCAGCGGAGAGTTCGGGGCGATCAGCAACAGCGGCTCGGACGGCCAGTTGGGCGCGGCCTACGTATTCGGCGTGCCCAACGCCCCGCCGGAGGCCGCCGACGACGCGCTCAGCGTTGACGAAGATACACCGACCGCCATCGACGTGCTCGCCAACGACGTCGACTCCAACGGTGACCCGCTCGTCATAGAACAGATCACCGAGCCCTCCCACGGCACGGTGGTCGACGACGAGGGGGAAATTACCTACACCCCCGAGCCGGAATATAACGGCGACGACTCCTTCGATTACACCATTTCAGATGGTCGCGGAGAGACCTCCACGGCGACGGTGTCGGTCACCGTCGTCGCGGTCAACGACCCGCCCGTTGCTGCCGACGACACCGCCACGCTCGACCAGGGCACCGCCTTGTCGATCCGTGTGCTCGCCAACGACACCGACATCGACAGCGACTCGCTGGTCGTCGACAGCGTCGCCTCGCCGACGCACGGCACGGCGAGCCACGACGGAGACTCCGTGCTCTACACACCGGAGGCCGATTATGCCGGCGACGACTCCTTCGACTACACCGTGGCCGACGCCGACGGCGCGACCGCCACCGCGACGGTGCACGTGACCGTCATGGCCGTCGAGGATGGTCCGCACGACGGGGACGCCGACGCCGGCGCAGATACCGGCGCCGACGCCGATGCCGGCGGCGCCAACCAATCGAGCGGGCAGTCCAACGCCGGCAAAGGCGGCTGCTCGACGGTGCACGCCCCCGCCAACCTCGCCGCCGTGCTCCTGGTGTTGCTAGGCGTATGGGGACTGCGCCGCCGGCGAAGCCTCGTCGCCGTGTTGCTTGTGGCCGTGGGACTGGCTGCTTCCGGTTGCTCGGACGCCTCGGCGCCCGACGATTCGCCCGAACCCACCACCGTCCAGGCGCAACGCCTCGACGGACGTTGGGCGGACCCCACCGAACTCGCCGCTGGGGGTGTCGTGGCGATGAGCGGTGGCGTGGCGATTGTGGGAGATCGGGGGGCGGCGCCCAACGGCGTGAATTCGGGCGCGGCCTATGTCTTCGCCAGGGACGAGGGCGGGGAGGGGAACTGGGGGCAGGTGAAAACGCTCCTGCCCAACGACCCCGAGGACTACGACGAATTCGGGCACTCGGTCGCGATGGGCGGCGACGTCGCGTTGATCACGGCGCGCCACGATGACGACGGCACCGGCGCCGCCTATCTGTTCGCCAAAGACGAGGGCGGGCCGAATAACTGGGGGCTCGTCGACAAATTGAGCGCGCCGGACGCGAGCTACTGGAGGTTTGCACGACATGTGGCGGTCAATGCAGACACAGCCATCCTCACCGCTATGAAAATGGATAACTCGAAAGTCGCACTCATCTTCGCGAAGGATCCGAGCGGCGCGAACGCTTGGAGGTATGTCAAAGACCTCGACCTGGGCGGTGTTGCTCAATTCTACATGCTGACGATGAGTGAGGACAACGCCGTCGCCATTATCGACCCGCCGGGGATCGCGGACGACCATGTCCACCTCTTCGGCCGGGCTCAGGGCGGTCCGGACAACTGGGGCCGTATCAAGCAATTAGACGTGCAATACGGCGATTCGGCAGCGGTGAGCGGAGACGTGGTGGCTGTAGGTAGCTCCAGCAGCCCGACACCCAACGGCAACGGCTCGGGAACCGGCCAGGTCTACCTCTTCGCCAAAGACCACGGCGGGCCGGATCAGTGGCGCCAGTTCAAGACGCTCTTCGCCAAGGACGCTGTTCGGTTGGATGCGTTCGGGGCCTCGGTCGCTCTCCGCGGCGACATGCTCGTGGTCGGCGCTCCGGGAGACGATGTGCACACCGACCAAATCTACGAGAACTCTGGGTCGGCCTACGTCTTTGTCCGCGACCATGGAGGGGCGGACAACTGGGGGCAGGTCGCCAAGCTCGGCGCGGCCGAGCGTGCGACCGGAGCCGGGTTCGGTTCAGATATAACGCTCGACGACCACTCTATCGTTGTGGGAGGCACCCCGGCGCACGCTTTCGATATCCCGAACTCCTCGCCCGAGGCCGCCGCCGACGCCGCGAGCACCGCCGAAGATACGCCGGTGACGATCGACGTGCTGGCAAACGACACCGACGTCGACCTCGACGCGCTCAGCGTTCACGCGGTCACCCAACCGGCCCACGGCTCTGCGGTCAGCAACGGCGCGGACCTCACCTACACCCCGGGCGCCGACTTCAACGGCGAGGATACCTTCGAGTACACCGTCTCCGACGGAAGCGGCGGACACGCGACGGCCACGGTGACGGTGACCGTCTCGCCGGTCAACGACGCCCCGGTGGCCGCCGACGACACGGCGCAGACCGACGTGGACACCCCGGTGACGATCGAGGTGCTGGTCAACGACGCCACCGTCGACGGCGACACGCTCACCATCGAGAGCACCACCCGACCGACCCACGGCCAGATAGGCCACGACGGCTACGCCATCACCTATAATCCCGCAGGAGACCACATAGGCGAGGACTCCTTCGCGTACACGATCACCGACGGCCAGGGGCAGACCGCCACCGCCACGGTGCGCGTGATCGTCCTGCCGGTCGAAGAACTCACCGGCACCCCCGGCGCTGACGCCGGCACGGACTCGGGCCAGCCGGACAACTCGTCGAGCGAGGGCAAAGCGGCCAACGGAGGCTGCTCGTCGGTCGACGCCCCGGCGAACGCCGCCGTCGCGTTGGTCGTCTTGCTGGGCCTGCTCGGGTTTCGCCTGCGCCGCCGAGCCCTGACGATGGCGCTCGGTGTGATCGCGCTGGTCACCATCGGCTGCGGGGGCGGCGGCGAATCTCCTTCGCAAGCAGTCGTGCAATGCGAGCCCGATCCTGCGCGGATCGCCGAGCGCGACCGCTGCCAGACCGACGAGACCTGCCCCTGCGGCACCTTCTGCGACCTGGGGCGCTGCGAGGCCGAGTGCACCAGCGACGCCGATTGCGCCGACGGCGAGGTTTGCAGCACCTACGGGCAATGCCGCTCGCCCGACCAGGTCGACCAGTGGCGCCTGCCGGCCACCCAGGGCGGCGGCTCGCTCAGCTTCGTCGCCTCCTCTCGCACCTTGCCCGACGGCCAGGCGCTGCGCGTGGAGCTGCGCGCCGGCGAGGAGCCGGTCTCTCGAGCCCGGGTAGAAGGCGTCGACGGAGCGCTCGTTTTGTGCCCCGACGCCCAGGTGTGGACAGCCGAATGCATGCTCACCGAGATCGACGCGCAGGCGATCGTCGAGCTGTACGTCAAGCGGCGCACGGCTGGCGACGGCGACCAGGAGGTCGACCCCGACGCGATCGCCACCCTCGAAGCCCATACGTCCGAGGGGACCGACCGCTTGAGCCTGTTTCGGCCCCAGCAACGCCTGGCTCCCATGCCCGACGTCGCTCCCGCGCCCGACGCGCCCATTGCAGGGCGCTACGAGGGGCAGATGCGTCTGTCCGGCGTCGGCAGTGACCGCGACCTCGACGCGCTCTCCGCGCCTTCGGAGCGGCTCGATCAGCCTGTCACGGCGACGGTGTGGTCGGTCGACGACCGCTTCGTCATCTCCATCGCCGACGAGCTGAACGCGCTGACCAGCCGCCCGGCTTTCGTGGGAGAGGCGACCTTGGGCGAAGCCGACGCCGACACCGGCGTGCGCGCAGGCCAGGTCGCATTCCCCATGCATCCCTTCATCGAGACCACCGTCGCCGGGCGCACCACCGCCTGGTTGACCTCGACGGTAGACGCCCGGGTGCACGTGACCAGCCGCCCGCGCACCGTGGAGCTCGAGTTGACCCAGTCCTTCCTCGGAAGCGGAGCTGATGTGGCCCCCACGGTGCGCTGGCGGGTCGACCTGGAGCGGGTCGCCGACGCCGACCAGGCGGCGCCCTCCGTGCCCGCCGACGCCACCTTCGGCGACGATCCCGCCGCGCAGCTCGCCGCGGCGAGCCCCTGGGAGGCCGCGTTCGGCCAGACCGTCAACGCGACGATCGACCCCGACGCGGCGCTTCGCTGGTACAACGGCGGCCCGGCGTCGCTGGCGATGTGTGGCAGCCAAGAAGGCAGCAACGCCGTCGCCGAGGCCCTCTTTGCCAAGTGGTTGAGCCTCGATGGGCGCAATTTGACCGAGCCGATCCGCGAAGATACGCCGTTTTACGCCTTGATCGACAACGTCTACTGGGGCACCAGCGCGCCGAGCTTCGACGACGCATCCTTCGAGCCAGAACTGTCGGACGCCCGGCTCCCCTGCGAGCTGACCGACCTGAATCTGCAGGTGTCCACCCAAAACGATGGCGGCGGGGCCGCCAGTTTCTCGCACATCGACTTCTGCGAGGAGGTCGCCGCCAAGACGGGCTGCGTGCTCGAAGACGCCTCCAGTGAGACGCTCGAGGTCACCGCCGACGGGACCTTCTTGAGATCTGGGGAAGAGAAGACGATCACGGCGGACTATTCGATGAAGGTCGTCCGCACGTGCCGTCTGCCGGCGGTCGGCTCGTCGTGCTCCGAGGGGATCTTCTGCATGGACCCGGCACCCGATGCCGGCGACGCAGACTACGTGGCCGGCGAGTTCGACCTCGACCCGCAGGCCCTGGCGGAATCGGGCGACTTTAGCTGTGCCTCGGGCAGGCGTACGGCGACTATCGCCCTAGACGCCGTCGATCCCGGCGAGCGCACCGTGGGCGAGGCGATCAACGGATGCCTCGACGAGGTGCTCACCTTGGCCGATGCGCCGCCGACGATGTCGCCCGAGCCGTACGGCGCCGGCTTCGACGCGCTGTACGACGACCCGGCGTGCGTCGGCGTCGGCCGGTTGCTGACCGCCGTGGCCGCGCAGTCGCGCTCGCTGCGCGCAGACGTGCCCATGCCCGAGTCCGACAGGCACGCCGCCGGCGTCGCCTACACCCACCGCCTGCTGAGCCGCTGGCTGCAGGTGCACTCGTTCATCGCCACCGAGTCCGACCAACTGGCGGACATGAAGAATGTCTTCAGCACTGACGAGGACGACGGGGGCGAGGATGTCGAGAGTCAACGATTCGTCGACGGCGCCCAGGCGCGCCAGGCGATGGTGCAGGGCTGGGATTTGATCTTGTCGCCGCACATCACCCACGCGGTGTTGAACACGCCCCGGGCGGTGCTGGAGAGCCCCGACTACCGCGCGCACAAGTCGGGCTACGAGACCGCAGAGCACGAAGAGCAGAAGCAGCCCCTATCGGCGGTGATGCTCGAGACGCTGGCCCGCCAGTCGATCTATCTGAACAAAGAAGTGCGAACCTCGCTGAGCGTGACCGACGAGGAGCGCGTGGCGCTGCTTCGCGGGTTCACCCCCCGCAGCATCATGGTGCAGGCGCTGGCCGCCGACATGCACGCCCGCGCCGGCGCCGGCCAGCCCCAGCCGCAGGTCGAGAGCGACTACGACCGGGCCTGGCGCCGGCTGCTCGCCACCAGCACGACCACCGCGCAGACCCTCGCCGGCTTCGCCTCGGGCTTGGACCCGTTGGGGATCGCCGACCGCAACCTGCCGCTGTACTTCCACACCTCCACCATCACCGGGGCGATCGGCCGGTTCACCGCGGTCAGCGACTTCATCGCCGGCTCCGGGCCGGGGGACGACGCTGCTTGGGCGCCGGCGATGGTCGACGACGCCAAGGCGTCCTTGGAGGCGGCGCGCCAGGCCTTCTTGGACCAGGCCGACCGCGACCTGCAGGCCGAGCGCTACGAGCGCGACGTGCAGGTGTGGGCCTCCCAGATCCGGCGCGAGTACAACGCCAAGCTGCGTGACTACTGTGGGCCGCTGGACGATTCGCCGGTCGACGACCCCGACTTCGACGCGTCGACCTGCTCGATCGACCAACAGAACCCCGACTGCCAGTTCGACGTCAAGGGCTGGTACGAACGGTGGACCGACGAAGACGTCATGGCCCGATTCTGCATGCATCACAAGATCGACCAGTCGTCGCTGGACGACTCCCTGGGCTTCGCCAGCCAGAAGCTGCGCGACTTCGCCCGCAGGTGCCCGCGCACTGACTCGGCGAACGCGCAGGCAGTCTCTATCGGCGCGTGCGCCGGGGACCCGCAGACTCCCTGTTTGAAATGCACGGCCAACCCGGCGCTCGACGAGGTTCCCCTGGATGGGACCAGCCTGCAGTTGCGCGGCCGCAACGGCGGCAACGGCGAGACCGGCTACTTCGGCGCCTGGAACACCTACTGGAGCGAGTGCGAAGCGCGCTTCTCCGGCGCGCGGCGAAACATCCTGCTGCCAAAGAGCCCCATCGAGCGGCCCGAGTGCGTCAGCGGCGCGCTGGGCGAGGCCTTCCTGGGGGTGGCGTCGGCGAACTTCGACGTCCAGCAGGCCAACCAGCAGATGGCCGATCATATCGAGGCCTACGACATCGCCATGCAATCGTGCTGGACGCTCGCCGAGAGCAATCAGCGGCTCAAAAACGTGCGTGACGCCCACCGCACCACGATGCGCAACCTGAACATCCTGCGGTCGACCGCCGACAGCACCGCCTCGGCGCTCGGGGCGACCAAAGACTGTCTGGGCGCGGCGGCGAGCGCCGACAAGGACGATCCCCTCAGCGCGGTGGTCAACGGCGGGATCGTCTCCGGTCTCTGTGTCAC
It encodes:
- a CDS encoding tetratricopeptide repeat protein, whose product is MGINRNKVLNAARKQVRKGNWEKAISKYQQLVDDDPSDARSQLKIADLYSKLDRTEEALDAYGAVAKHYAADDIYEKAVAVYKQALRLAPDEPTLHRDLGDAYHRLGRLKDAVRSYHKAQKIYKQVGDAASQRELLERMIRLDPDDVGMRIQLAERYAKDNLHDQALELFEHAAEKLDDEGRIDEYVQVAERIIFLRDDALHLRRRVIDIYLQRNDNKHALKHLQVCFKQHPQNVGILELLVETFRRLDRHDKAVLVMHELANLYSKQSRQEDVAQVYSDILELAPNDKRAKKELQKLRQLDDSGVMTGRRDTGPLHPQRNHTPTEPPSVDALDGIEFLDEESEGESEVVEIQAPAARSHSASQHASRQDAPRQDTSQPQTPPPAAQDDVPQTLDEDQLVDVSAEIEVIEAVEPTIEHSGPKTTEEEIAKELKETDVFIKYGLHDKAYETIVGVIAKHPDSLQAREQMKKLQQARNNPEGAVDELLEMARITRTTPGRAQKFISEALELTGDIARVHEAAEKYGLTAGDLDAEVLDEIALVELDNLEIAEPSDAGGEPADDLLELDMGDLEFVDAEPEEVNPAELEAGFHEIEESVVEMSEIELDVDDLEGLELVEDTDAEMIEVTDDDLDFDESAFDDADVVDMDVDLDGLGELSDDQMVALDDADDSADGGGFGFDISEEEADSMFDDLFGDFDGPSEAVNLGGDDPLGELAEVDFFLQQGLVSEAEETLDRVQDENPQHRGIEKRARQIQQARQGIEPEANPFGARSLSQKFVPGAEHESTGSLNLGEAAFNNTSIELGTAYRDMGLYDEAIDELTQALDDPQAADAAHFHIALCEIEKGDHAAATERLQNLAQAANANGIRRAAQQKLQELGA
- a CDS encoding Ig-like domain-containing protein; the protein is MLLERTHFLAAIPVALMLAGSAAGCSDGAMSEESQAVDERRGDERDYPSTFEFQSFDGPWTWSEQQKLVAANRSDTDEFGEVMALSADVVLVGAPRDNTRANGSGAAVIFARDEGGEDNWGRVTELFASDATWDAEFGSAVSVSSEVALVGAPFARYDGARKGSAYLFGRNVEGPDAWGRITRLNAADAADGDRFGAAVAVSDELAVVGAHAKNVSGSWSGAAYVFARDEGGGDNWGQVAKLTAPDGAADDTFGRAVAVSGDVVAVGAHGHDERGSDAGAAYVFSRDHGGPNNWGLVTKLVPSELEADDDFATAVALSGDLLVVGARGDDDRASGAGAAYVFARNEGGTDNWGQVVKLTASDGEAFDWLGQTVAVSNTVAWIGAMRDDEALAYAFAQNQGGPGNWGEVEVVSAVDQQPGLGAEGAVAVSGEFGAISNSGSDGQLGAAYVFGVPNAPPEAADDALSVDEDTPTAIDVLANDVDSNGDPLVIEQITEPSHGTVVDDEGEITYTPEPEYNGDDSFDYTISDGRGETSTATVSVTVVAVNDPPVAADDTATLDQGTALSIRVLANDTDIDSDSLVVDSVASPTHGTASHDGDSVLYTPEADYAGDDSFDYTVADADGATATATVHVTVMAVEDGPHDGDADAGADTGADADAGGANQSSGQSNAGKGGCSTVHAPANLAAVLLVLLGVWGLRRRRSLVAVLLVAVGLAASGCSDASAPDDSPEPTTVQAQRLDGRWADPTELAAGGVVAMSGGVAIVGDRGAAPNGVNSGAAYVFARDEGGEGNWGQVKTLLPNDPEDYDEFGHSVAMGGDVALITARHDDDGTGAAYLFAKDEGGPNNWGLVDKLSAPDASYWRFARHVAVNADTAILTAMKMDNSKVALIFAKDPSGANAWRYVKDLDLGGVAQFYMLTMSEDNAVAIIDPPGIADDHVHLFGRAQGGPDNWGRIKQLDVQYGDSAAVSGDVVAVGSSSSPTPNGNGSGTGQVYLFAKDHGGPDQWRQFKTLFAKDAVRLDAFGASVALRGDMLVVGAPGDDVHTDQIYENSGSAYVFVRDHGGADNWGQVAKLGAAERATGAGFGSDITLDDHSIVVGGTPAHAFDIPNSSPEAAADAASTAEDTPVTIDVLANDTDVDLDALSVHAVTQPAHGSAVSNGADLTYTPGADFNGEDTFEYTVSDGSGGHATATVTVTVSPVNDAPVAADDTAQTDVDTPVTIEVLVNDATVDGDTLTIESTTRPTHGQIGHDGYAITYNPAGDHIGEDSFAYTITDGQGQTATATVRVIVLPVEELTGTPGADAGTDSGQPDNSSSEGKAANGGCSSVDAPANAAVALVVLLGLLGFRLRRRALTMALGVIALVTIGCGGGGESPSQAVVQCEPDPARIAERDRCQTDETCPCGTFCDLGRCEAECTSDADCADGEVCSTYGQCRSPDQVDQWRLPATQGGGSLSFVASSRTLPDGQALRVELRAGEEPVSRARVEGVDGALVLCPDAQVWTAECMLTEIDAQAIVELYVKRRTAGDGDQEVDPDAIATLEAHTSEGTDRLSLFRPQQRLAPMPDVAPAPDAPIAGRYEGQMRLSGVGSDRDLDALSAPSERLDQPVTATVWSVDDRFVISIADELNALTSRPAFVGEATLGEADADTGVRAGQVAFPMHPFIETTVAGRTTAWLTSTVDARVHVTSRPRTVELELTQSFLGSGADVAPTVRWRVDLERVADADQAAPSVPADATFGDDPAAQLAAASPWEAAFGQTVNATIDPDAALRWYNGGPASLAMCGSQEGSNAVAEALFAKWLSLDGRNLTEPIREDTPFYALIDNVYWGTSAPSFDDASFEPELSDARLPCELTDLNLQVSTQNDGGGAASFSHIDFCEEVAAKTGCVLEDASSETLEVTADGTFLRSGEEKTITADYSMKVVRTCRLPAVGSSCSEGIFCMDPAPDAGDADYVAGEFDLDPQALAESGDFSCASGRRTATIALDAVDPGERTVGEAINGCLDEVLTLADAPPTMSPEPYGAGFDALYDDPACVGVGRLLTAVAAQSRSLRADVPMPESDRHAAGVAYTHRLLSRWLQVHSFIATESDQLADMKNVFSTDEDDGGEDVESQRFVDGAQARQAMVQGWDLILSPHITHAVLNTPRAVLESPDYRAHKSGYETAEHEEQKQPLSAVMLETLARQSIYLNKEVRTSLSVTDEERVALLRGFTPRSIMVQALAADMHARAGAGQPQPQVESDYDRAWRRLLATSTTTAQTLAGFASGLDPLGIADRNLPLYFHTSTITGAIGRFTAVSDFIAGSGPGDDAAWAPAMVDDAKASLEAARQAFLDQADRDLQAERYERDVQVWASQIRREYNAKLRDYCGPLDDSPVDDPDFDASTCSIDQQNPDCQFDVKGWYERWTDEDVMARFCMHHKIDQSSLDDSLGFASQKLRDFARRCPRTDSANAQAVSIGACAGDPQTPCLKCTANPALDEVPLDGTSLQLRGRNGGNGETGYFGAWNTYWSECEARFSGARRNILLPKSPIERPECVSGALGEAFLGVASANFDVQQANQQMADHIEAYDIAMQSCWTLAESNQRLKNVRDAHRTTMRNLNILRSTADSTASALGATKDCLGAAASADKDDPLSAVVNGGIVSGLCVTAGFESAAEIISINLQSEMERNQMRHDDTVANLEAEAEEKICFNEARLKLVGAKTAAIDLERAAFDLEGAQGSYATMVAEAQSAHARGHAFLEESDLFDTPAPVGTPWFDELVSTYTRDFKLARRATYLAVRAVEYEFQQSIGLRQQVLQAQVPTDLEAVLQELWQDSGTRSIQGSRPTELSTVLSLRDDILQLGDKSQWPAEMRPMTPQQRFQVLLTSERYAAYDERGQYTGQRIPFSLAPLAALGMDAKGVPIYSQNDCAERLWSVNASMVGDDLFRGSDTSFVRIDLLKRNTFYSQWCGDAPEGQPFQLATVRPTQNLFREPGVGEEYGTDQGVEQSAERFSRARIQAFFGVDRAALEDTQYANGETSELAARGLYGDYALFIPASLIARDDEDGLVLENVDDILLRLDYLSVAKP